From Streptomyces sp. SCSIO 75703:
AGGTGGTCGGGTGCGTCGATGCCGAGCAGGGACAGGCCGCCGGCCAGCACCGTCCCGGCGGCTTCGGCGAGGGCGAGCCGGGCCCGGTGGGCGGCCGAGGGTTTCTCCGCGCCGCGCGGGAGCACGGTCGGCAGGAACGGCAGCGTGACGTCGGCGACGGTGACGAGGTGCCGGGCGAGCCGGTCGGGCGCCCGCTGCGCGGCGGCGGCCGCGAGCACACGGGGGTGATCGGCGAGGGAGGCGAGGAGGGCGGGGGGGTTCGTGGCGGCGGGGATGGTGTGGCTTGCGTGGCCGGTGGGGCTTGTGTGGCCGGTGAGGCTGGCGGGGCCGGGGGCCGGGGCGGTGAGGGCGGCCGGGTCGGCGGTGAAGCCCAGGTCGGCGGCGTTGCGGACGAGGGCGCGGGTGCGGGCGTGGGCGTAACGGACCCGGAAGAGGGGATTGCGCTCGTGCTGGACGAGGTGTGCGCGGCGCTGCTCGTCGTCGAGGTGGGGCCGGTCGTGGGCGGCGGGGAGGAGCAGGGCCCAGCGTCCCGCGCTCCGCCCGAGGCTCGTGAGGTCGCCGAGGCGGACGGGGTCGTCGCAGGCGGCGGGCACGGGCCGGACGAGGGTGACGTCGGGGCCTTCCGGAGGCGGACCCACCGCGTCCACGTGGACGCCGAGCACGCGGCTCCAGCCGGCCCCGGGCGGGGCGTCGCAGCTCGTG
This genomic window contains:
- a CDS encoding DALR anticodon-binding domain-containing protein; translated protein: MTPVELSRTVLHAVRRAVDAGQLTVSVPERAVVAPPGPGGCGDYATTIALQLARPAGRTPRYVAEVLRPYLLDADHVADVVLTGPGFLNISLHRTAPADLVRRILVLGPRYGHRAPDPAAGHAPTARLHCAPEPRALVVLDAAARLLRSQGAVVRTSCDAPPGAGWSRVLGVHVDAVGPPPEGPDVTLVRPVPAACDDPVRLGDLTSLGRSAGRWALLLPAAHDRPHLDDEQRRAHLVQHERNPLFRVRYAHARTRALVRNAADLGFTADPAALTAPAPGPASLTGHTSPTGHASHTIPAATNPPALLASLADHPRVLAAAAAQRAPDRLARHLVTVADVTLPFLPTVLPRGAEKPSAAHRARLALAEAAGTVLAGGLSLLGIDAPDHL